In the Thermoanaerobaculia bacterium genome, GCGCGAAACGCCGCGCGGGTTTCGCGTCGGCAAGTCGGCGCATTCGCCGGAGGACGCGCTCCGGGCCGCCCATGACGGCGCCGACCTCGTGCTCCTCGGACCGATCTTCGACACGCCGTCGAAGCGACGATACGGCGCTCCTCTGTCGCCCGCCGCCGTCGAGGCCGTCGGCGATTCGTGGCCGGCCTCGGCAGAGCTCTTCGTGATCGGAGGCGTGGACGTCGATCGTCTCGCCGACCTCGCGCCGATCCGCGGCCGAATCGCCGGCTTCGCGGCGATTCGCGCGTTCGAGGAGGCGGACGATCCCGGCGCGGTCGTCCGCGAAGCGAGGCTTCGATGACGAACGGCGCGCGCGCTCCCCTCGTCGTCCGCCGCATCATCGGACCGCTCCTCCTCACGATCGTCGTCGCCGGCGCGGTCCTCCTGATCCGCGACCTCCGGATGTCGCCTCTCCGCGACGCGACCCACGACTGGGGGACGTTCGCGATCGGCCTCGCGCTCCTCCTCCTCGCCACCCGCCTCGCCAACTACCTGTTCTTCGACGTCGTCTTCCGGCTGCGCCGGAGGACCGAGGCGCCGCTGCTGCTGCGCGAGATGGTCGCGATCCTCGTCTTCTCGATCGGGTTCGCTCTCCTCCTGCGCGGTCTGCTCTCGGTCCACCTCACGGCGGTGCTCGCGACCTCGGCCCTGATCACCGCGGTCATCGGCCTCGCGCTCCAGGACACGCTCGGGAACCTCTTCGCCGGCATGGCCCTGCACCTCGAGAAGTCGCTCCAGGTCGGCGACATGGTGCGCGTCGGGGAGGCCGTCGGGTTCGTCGAAATGCTCTCCTGGCGCGCGATCCGGGTCCGGACGCTCCTCGACACGATCATCCTGCTTCCCAACAGCGCCGCCGCCCGCGACCGGCTCGAGGTCTTCCCGCGTTCCTCCCCGGCGCCGATCGCCCACGCGATC is a window encoding:
- a CDS encoding thiamine phosphate synthase; amino-acid sequence: MKTLCVTGRSTASDADYERLLGGFRESAPDYFEVRDKGAADRRVLELLRTAVGALGAGRVLANGRFDLAIAAGAAGVVLPEDGLPVAPVRRETPRGFRVGKSAHSPEDALRAAHDGADLVLLGPIFDTPSKRRYGAPLSPAAVEAVGDSWPASAELFVIGGVDVDRLADLAPIRGRIAGFAAIRAFEEADDPGAVVREARLR